In the genome of Apodemus sylvaticus chromosome 2, mApoSyl1.1, whole genome shotgun sequence, one region contains:
- the Rab19 gene encoding ras-related protein Rab-19 isoform X2: protein MPFSSLARTVDENVDYLFKVILIGDSNVGKTCVVQHFKSGVYSESQQNTIGVDFTVRSLEIDGKKVKMQVWDTAGQERFRTITQSYYRSAHAAIIAYDLTRRSTFESVPHWIHEIEKYGAANLVIMLIGNKSDLWEKRHVLFEDACALAEKYGLLAVLETSAKESRNIDEVFVLMAKELIARNSLHLYGESVQQGLSQDSSPVLVSQVPGESSRCTC, encoded by the exons ATGCCGTTCTCCAGCTTAGCCAGAACAGTGGATGAGAATGTGGACTAtctgttcaaggtcatcctcattgGGGATTCCAACGTGGGGAAGACGTGTGTGGTTCAGCATTTCAAGTCTGGAGTCTACAGTGAGTCACAGCAGAACACCATCGGGGTGGACTTCACCGTGCGCTCCCTCGAGATAGATGGCAAGAAAGTGAAG ATGCAGGTGTGGGACACGGCAGGCCAGGAGCGCTTCCGTACCATCACCCAAAGCTACTACCGGAGTGCCCACGCAGCCATCATCGCCTATGACCTCACGCGGCGGTCCACATTCGAATCTGTCCCTCACTGGATCCATGAGATAGAAAAATACGGAGCGGCCAACCTCGTCATCATGCTGATCG GGAACAAGTCAGACCTGTGGGAGAAGCGGCATGTCCTGTTTGAGGACGCCTGTGCACTGGCTGAGAAGTACGgcctcctggctgtcctggagacaTCCGCCAAGGAGTCCAGGAACATAGATGAAGTCTTTGTGCTCATGGCAAAGGAGTTAATTGCCCGCAACAGCCTGCACCTGTATGGGGAGAGTGTCCAGCAAGGTCTCTCCCAGGATTCCAGCCCAGTTCTTGTGTCCCAGGTCCCCGGTGAGAGCAGCCGCTGTACTTGTTGA
- the Rab19 gene encoding ras-related protein Rab-19 isoform X1, translated as MPFSSLARTVDENVDYLFKVILIGDSNVGKTCVVQHFKSGVYSESQQNTIGVDFTVRSLEIDGKKVKASVFLQMQVWDTAGQERFRTITQSYYRSAHAAIIAYDLTRRSTFESVPHWIHEIEKYGAANLVIMLIGNKSDLWEKRHVLFEDACALAEKYGLLAVLETSAKESRNIDEVFVLMAKELIARNSLHLYGESVQQGLSQDSSPVLVSQVPGESSRCTC; from the exons ATGCCGTTCTCCAGCTTAGCCAGAACAGTGGATGAGAATGTGGACTAtctgttcaaggtcatcctcattgGGGATTCCAACGTGGGGAAGACGTGTGTGGTTCAGCATTTCAAGTCTGGAGTCTACAGTGAGTCACAGCAGAACACCATCGGGGTGGACTTCACCGTGCGCTCCCTCGAGATAGATGGCAAGAAAGTGAAG GCCTCTGTCTTTCTGCAGATGCAGGTGTGGGACACGGCAGGCCAGGAGCGCTTCCGTACCATCACCCAAAGCTACTACCGGAGTGCCCACGCAGCCATCATCGCCTATGACCTCACGCGGCGGTCCACATTCGAATCTGTCCCTCACTGGATCCATGAGATAGAAAAATACGGAGCGGCCAACCTCGTCATCATGCTGATCG GGAACAAGTCAGACCTGTGGGAGAAGCGGCATGTCCTGTTTGAGGACGCCTGTGCACTGGCTGAGAAGTACGgcctcctggctgtcctggagacaTCCGCCAAGGAGTCCAGGAACATAGATGAAGTCTTTGTGCTCATGGCAAAGGAGTTAATTGCCCGCAACAGCCTGCACCTGTATGGGGAGAGTGTCCAGCAAGGTCTCTCCCAGGATTCCAGCCCAGTTCTTGTGTCCCAGGTCCCCGGTGAGAGCAGCCGCTGTACTTGTTGA